Proteins from one Plodia interpunctella isolate USDA-ARS_2022_Savannah chromosome 3, ilPloInte3.2, whole genome shotgun sequence genomic window:
- the LOC135310064 gene encoding uncharacterized protein LOC135310064: MEPQKRKQYASAQLEAALLAINEGTSIYEASKTYGIPRTTLRDKRNNKYINEHCGKQTVLTKEEEKRLVDWIFYLGKSGFPVTKDQLLETVAKLVENLNRSNPFKDGVPGKGWFLKFMARHPTISRRITQNLPTSRSHITEEAVRAWFNRVHSYFEQNNLLDVLEDPSRIFNCDETGFFLCPKGKQVLVRRGSKKVYSRVANDEKECLTVLVNVSADAAIAPPMVLYPYKRLPKNIVPTVPSGWGIGHTESGWMNMAAFYEYVANCFYPWLIQHNIQFPVALFLDGHTSHISLPLTVFCKEKGIILIALLPNATHVLQPLDVSVFRPVKGTWRTVVHDFRVQNNFAKLRRIDFAPQVDICLKKTLVSQTIKNGFQCCGLYPFGPDNVNYDKLLTKNANATSEESGDNADDISSHGSSTVTGNEKSVDDTEKFKQQFERRLSPEVLLMFQKSGSVWNGDETYKKLFEFWRDINPIDNTPLQQTFDNNLELGDTTLVNNIGEEETLTYEVSASGCLVPNRFNTVLMFPMDELLSPIISKESDTISLLSTQPESNLLEYVNEIPPKTITTSTDCVKELNSEDHNARTSTPKQSNKNFSDEPMLLLNKSHSDDTLFTTVNNETPCKSIQNSSHSRFIPKELNLTTPFKNALFFPKVDTKSNKRVSKKITPTVAISDEFMEYQKKAEEKKAQEEEKKKIRKEKLQRNKIEREKKQADLRKAKERKNMGAVSKPTSVRKHNTSKALEIRRNTTSSSESESDSVLIPRQNNYKVKTKNAIHSGYASTSARVLPNTSSSDNDELHVPKTVSYKRHIIFPSDSESDNIF; this comes from the coding sequence ATGGAGCCGCAGAAGCGCAAGCAGTACGCCTCTGCTCAACTAGAAGCTGCGCTTCTAGCTATAAATGAAGGTACCAGCATATACGAAGCTTCAAAAACCTATGGCATACCGAGGACAACTCTGCGTGAcaagagaaataataaatatataaatgaacatTGTGGAAAACAAACAGTTTTAACGAAGGAGGAAGAAAAAAGACTGGTAGACTGGATTTTTTATCTCGGGAAGTCAGGTTTTCCTGTAACTAAGGATCAATTGTTGGAAACAGTAGCAAAATTGGTGGAAAACTTAAATCGCTCTAATCCTTTTAAAGATGGTGTTCCCGGAAAAGGATGGTTTCTTAAGTTTATGGCGAGGCATCCTACCATTTCAAGGCGAATTACTCAGAATTTGCCTACAAGCCGTTCACATATTACAGAGGAAGCTGTAAGAGCATGGTTCAATCGAGTACATagttattttgaacaaaataacCTTCTTGATGTTTTGGAAGATCCTAGTCGGATTTTTAATTGTGATGAGACCGGATTCTTTTTGTGTCCGAAAGGAAAACAAGTTCTTGTCCGAAGAGGCAGCAAGAAAGTATATAGTAGAGTGGCCAATGACGAAAAGGAGTGTTTAACAGTGCTAGTAAATGTGTCTGCAGATGCTGCAATAGCACCTCCCATGGTCTTATATCCATACAAGCGTTTACCAAAAAACATTGTTCCAACTGTACCATCTGGATGGGGTATCGGTCACACTGAGTCAGGATGGATGAATATGGCCGCATTTTATGAGTACGTTGCCAATTGCTTTTATCCCTGGCTGATTCAGCATAACATACAATTTCCTGTAGCTTTATTTCTCGACGGTCACACTTCTCATATATCACTCCCTCTGACAGTTTTTTGCAAAGAAAAGGGAATAATCCTAATAGCATTATTACCTAATGCAACGCATGTTCTTCAACCCTTAGACGTTTCTGTATTCAGACCCGTGAAAGGAACTTGGAGAACCGTTGTTCATGATTTTAGAGTTCAAAACAACTTTGCAAAATTAAGACGAATAGATTTTGCACCTCAAGTGGATATTTGCTTAAAAAAGACTCTTGTATCACAAACAATTAAGAATGGATTCCAATGTTGTGGATTATATCCCTTTGGACctgataatgtaaattatgataaacttTTGACAAAAAACGCTAATGCAACAAGTGAAGAAAGTGGAGACAATGCAGATGATATTAGTAGCCATGGATCGAGTACTGTTACAGGCAATGAGAAATCTGTCGACGATacagaaaaatttaaacagcAGTTTGAACGTCGCTTATCACCTGAAGTTCTCCTAATGTTCCAAAAATCGGGATCGGTATGGAATGGCGATGAgacttacaaaaaattatttgagttTTGGAGGGATATTAATCCTATCGACAATACACCTTTACAACAAACTTTCGATAACAATTTAGAATTGGGTGATACCACGCTTGTCAACAATATTGGTGAAGAAGAGACGTTGACTTATGAAGTCAGTGCAAGTGGATGTCTTGTTCCAAACCGTTTTAATACCGTTTTAATGTTTCCCATGGACGAATTGCTATCTCCAATTATATCTAAAGAATCGGATACCATATCTTTATTGAGCACTCAGCCTGAATCGAATCTTTTGGAATATGTTAATGAGATACCCCCCAAAACAATTACTACTTCAACTGATTGCGTCAAAGAGTTAAACAGTGAAGATCACAATGCAAGAACATCAACTCCTAAACAATCCAATAAAAACTTTAGTGATGAACCTATGCTACTACTGAATAAAAGTCATAGTGACGACACATTGTTCACTACAGTTAATAATGAAACGCCATGTAAGTCAATCCAAAATTCTAGTCATTCAAGGTTTATACCAAAAGAGCTCAATCTTACAACTCCTTTTAAAAATGCTCTATTCTTTCCTAAAGTTGAcactaaatcaaataaaagagtttccaaaaaaattacaccaaCTGTTGCAATATCAGATGAGTTCATGGAATACCAGAAAAAAGCAGAAGAGAAAAAAGCACaggaagaagaaaagaaaaaaatacggaaagaaaaattacaaagaaataaaatagaaagagAAAAGAAACAAGCAGATCTTAGGAAGGCaaaagaaaggaaaaatatgGGAGCTGTGTCTAAACCAACAAGTGTGAGAAAACATAATACATCAAAAGCGTTGGAAATACGTCGTAATACGACGTCAAGTTCAGAATCTGAATCTGACTCAGTATTAATCCCAcgacaaaataattacaaagtgaaaactaaaaatgcaATACATTCAGGTTATGCTTCAACATCAGCTAGAGTTCTTCCAAATACATCATCATCTGATAATGATGAGTTACATGTACCAAAAACTGTTTCGTATAAAcgacatattatttttccatcTGACTCTGAatctgataatattttttaa